A genomic window from Cricetulus griseus strain 17A/GY chromosome 4, alternate assembly CriGri-PICRH-1.0, whole genome shotgun sequence includes:
- the LOC100767107 gene encoding LOW QUALITY PROTEIN: cell cycle control protein 50B (The sequence of the model RefSeq protein was modified relative to this genomic sequence to represent the inferred CDS: inserted 1 base in 1 codon), with the protein MTLVVLVLLLCEGLRHPDCKLQALWLDSCGLTAKAGEDLSSILGTNQTLSELYVTNNALEDTVCARHFSLPELLPGPVYLYYELSNFYQNNWRYGVSRDDVQLSGLASALRHPANECAPYQLSVTGLPVAPCGAIANSLFNDSFTLWYQRRPGERYVKGPLDRTAIAWWTDYHVKFRNPPLVNGSLKLAFSGTAPPPNWHRPVYKLSPDPNQDFLVWMRTAALPTFRKLYXNYSARLPRGAYFVNITYNYPVRAFGGHKLIIFSNISWMGGKNPFLGIAYLVVGSLCILVGFVMLVVYIRYQDQDDDDNDDE; encoded by the exons ATGACCTTGGTGGTCCTGGTGCTTCTGCTATGTGAGGGCCTCAGGCACCCAGACTGCAAACTGCAGGCCCTCTG gctggacagctgtggcctcaCAGCCAAAGCAGGTGAGGACCTTTCTTCCATTCTGGGAACCAACCAGACCCTGAGTGAGCTTTATGTGACCAACAATGCTCTGGAGGACACAG TATGCGCCCGGCACTTCTCGTTGCCCGAGCTCTTACCAGGCCCTGTGTACCTCTACTACGAGCTGTCCAACTTCTACCAGAACAACTGGCGCTACGGAGTGTCCCGCGACGACGTGCAGCTCAGCGGCCTGGCCAGCGCGCTGCGCCACCCCGCCAACGAGTGCGCCCCCTACCAGCTCAGCGTCACCGGCCTGCCCGTCGCGCCCTGTGGCGCCATCGCCAACAGCCTCTTCAACGACTCCTTCACTCTGTGGTACCAGCGCAGACCCGGAGAACGCTATGTCAAGGGGCCTCTCGACCGCACCGCCATCGCCTGGTGGACCGACTACCACGTCAAGTTCCGCAACCCGCCCCTGGTGAACGGCAGCCTGAAGCTGGCCTTCAGCGGCACGGCGCCACCGCCCAACTGGCACCGACCGGTTTACAAGCTCAGTCCAGATCCCAACCAGGACTTCCTGGTGTGGATGCGCACAGCGGCGCTGCCCACCTTCCGCAAGCTGT GCAACTACTCGGCCCGCCTGCCCCGGGGTGCCTATTTTGTGAACATCACCTACAACTACCCGGTGCGCGCCTTCGGCGGCCACAAGCTCATCATCTTTAGCAACATCTCATGGATGGGTGGCAAGAACCCTTTCCTGGGCATCGCCTACCTGGTCGTCGGCTCCCTCTGCATCCTCGTGGGCTTTGTCATGCTGGTCGTCTACATTCGCTACCAGGACCAGGATGACGATGACAACGATGACGAGTGA